Within Streptomyces sp. NBC_00704, the genomic segment CGAGGGGCCTGCGGGAGCGCAGTTCCTTGGCGAGGAGCTTGGTGCGGTAGTCGCGGGGCATGTCGGCGTAGCGCCAGGATTCCTCGCCGAGGCGGTCGAAGAGCTGGCCGAGGGCGTGGTGGTGGGCGTCGGCGTGTTCGCGGACGTCCATGGTGGCGAGCTGGAGGCCGAAGGCGGCGAGGGTGCGGATGGTGCGGTTCATGCGGCCGTCGGCGAAGAGGCCGCCGCGGTGTTCGCGCAGGGAGGTCTGGATGAGGGTGAGGTCCTCGATGAGCTCGCTGGTGCCGAGGTAGTCGCGGCCGGGCTCGTGGGGGATGCCCTTGGCGAGGCGCTGCTTGGTGTTCTCGAGCTTCTGGCGGATGCAGGTGGCCTTGAGCCGGTAGGGCTCCTCGGCGTTGAGGCGCTTGTAGCGGGGGCTGATCTCGGGGAGTCGTTCGAGGTCGGCCTGGAGGGAGGCGAGGAGTTCGTCGGTGGCGCCGCTGTAGCGGATGGAGTTCGACAGGAATCCGCGCAGTTCGTCGATGGTCTCCAGGGCGTCGTTGATGCCGTGTTCGTGCTGGAGGATGAGGACGTCCCAGGTCACGGCGGGGGTGACGTTGGGGTTGCCGTCGCGGTCGCCGCCGATCCAGGTGCCGAAGGTGAGGGGGCGGGTGTCGTCGGGGAGCTTGACGCCGACGCGCTCCAGTTCGGCGGTCAGGTCCTCGAGGACGTCGCCCACGGCGCCCGCGTGGAGTTCGTCGAGGTAGTAGACGGCGTTGCGGGCCTCGTCGGCGGGTTCGGGGCGGACGACGCGCAGTTCGTCGGTCTGCCAGACGAGGTCGATGTTCTCGGCGAGGCGGGTGTCGTGGCGGCGGCGGTCGGACTCGATGACGGGGGTCTCGAGGAGTGCCGCGATGCGCCGGAGCTTGTTGAGTACCGACCGGCGTGCGGCTTCGGTGGGGTGCGCCGTGAAGACGGGGCGGACGTTGAGGTGGCGGACCGTCTGCTGGACGTGTTCGGGGTCGGCGTCCTTGAGGCGGTCGGCGGTGCGGGCGAGGAGGCCGCCTTCGGCGGCGCGGCGCTCGCGCAGTTCGCGTCCGCGGTGGACCTGTTCGGTGACGTTGGCCAGGTGGAAGTAGGTGGAGAAGGCGCGGACCAGCTTGGCCGCGGTCTCCAGTTCGATGCCACGCAGGAGTTCGGCGGCGGCGTCGCCGTCCTCTCGGGTGAGGCGGCGGACCTTTTCGACCAGTTCGAGGAGTTCCGGGCCTTCCTGCCGGACCAGGGTCTCCCCGAGGAGGTCACCCAGTCGGCGGATGTCGGCGCGCAGCTCGGTGCTGGTCGTGGTGTTGGCCTGGCCAAGGTCGTCGGCACTGCTCACAGGTGCGGCTCCTTGCAGTGTTGAAGCTCGTCCGGGAGGGAACTCGGATGCCGGGCCTCGCGGCGGACGCCGCATACGGGCCTGACATCCGGGAAGAAATCAGAGCGGACCGCGCTGTCCGACCGTCTCCAAGGATAGGTGTCCTCGAAGACGCGCAGGCTGGCGGGCTCTTGCCGCGGGGCGGCGCGCTGCCATACTTACGTTGCCGTAGGTTACGGGACCGTAGGAATTACGCCGAGGTTCCGGCCGTACGGCACCTCCTCCTTCCAAGACCCCCCAGGGGACGCGCATGACCACAGGCTCCAACGTGATCCAGGACCCTTCGAAGACGCCGGACGGCGCCACCACGTCCTCCGCCACTCTCGGCGGCGAGCAGAAGCGATCGATCGAGCAGATCACGCTGCTGCTCTTCATCGTCGTTCCGTTCCTCGCCGTGTTGGCGGCGGTGCCGCTGGCCTGGGGCTGGGGGGTGAGCTGGCTGGACATGGGACTGCTGGTCTTCATGTACTTCCTCGGCTGCCACGGCATCACGATCGGTTTCCACCGGTACTTCACGCACGGTTCGTTCAAGGCGAAGCGGCCGCTCCGGATCGCGCTGGCGGTCATGGGCTCGCTGGCGGTGGAGGGGCCGCTGGTGCGCTGGGTGGCCGATCACCGCAAGCACCACAAGTTCTCCGACGCGGACGGGGACCCGCATTCGCCGTGGCGGTTCGGGGAGACCGTGCCGGCGCTGATGAGGGGCCTGTGGTGGGCCCACATCGCGTGGATGTTCGACGAGGAGCAGACGTCGCAGGAGAAGTACGCGCCGGATCTGATCAAGGACCCGGCGATCCGGGCGATCTCGCGGCAGTTCGTGCTGTTCACGGTGGTGTCGCTGGCGATCCCGCCGCTGGTGGGCGGGCTGGTGACGATGTCCTGGTGGGGCGCGTTCACGGCGTTCTTCTGGGGTTCGCTGGTGCGGGTGGCGCTGCTGCACCACGTGACGTGGTCGATCAACTCGATCTGCCACGCGGTGGGCAAGCGGCCGTTCAAGTCGCGTGACCGTTCGGGCAACGTGTGGTGGCTGGCGGTCCTGTCGTGCGGCGAGTCCTGGCACAACCTGCACCACGCCGATCCGACGTCGGCGCGGCACGGGGTGATGCGGGGCCAGGTGGACTCCTCGGCGCGCTTCATCCGGTGGTTCGAGATGCTCGGCTGGGCGTACGACGTGCGCTGGCCGTCACGCTCGCGTATCGATTCTCGCCGTGACACCGGTGAGGACGGCTCCCGGCAGGGGAGGGCGGCCGCCGAGACGGCATGATTGACGGCGTGGCGACCGATCCCAGCAACACCTCCAGTCCCAGCGGTGAAGTGAAGCCGCGGCGTGCGCGTCGCACCAGGATGACGGGAGCGGAGCGTCGGCAGCAGTTGCTGGAGATCGGTCGCACCCTGTTCGCGGAGAAGGGCTTCGAGGGCACGTCGGTGGAGGAGATCGCGGCGAAGGCCGGGGTGTCCAAGCCGGTGGTGTACGAGCACTTCGGCGGCAAGGAGGGGCTGTACGCGGTCGTGGTGGACCGGGAGATGCGCCGGCTGCTGGACATGGTGACGTCGTCGTTGACGGCGGGCCACCCTCGTGAGCTGCTCGAACAGGCGGCGTTCGCGCTTCTCGACTACATCGAGGAGTACACGGACGGGTTCCGCATCCTGGTGCGGGACTCGCCCATCCCGCAGTCGACGGGTTCTTTCGCCTCGCTGATCTCGGACATCGCCACGCAGGTGGAGGACATCCTGGGCCGCGAGTTCAAGAGCCGCGGCTTCGACGCGAAGCTGGCCCCGCTGTACGCGCAGGCCCTGGTGGGCATGGTGGCGCTGACCGGGCAGTGGTGGCTGGACGTGCGCCGTCCGAAGAAGGCGGAGGTGGCGGCGCATCTGGTGAACCTGTGCTGGCACGGCCTGGAACGCCTGGAGGCCAAGCCGCACCTGATCGGGCGCCGCAAGAGCTGAGCGGACGCCGAGCCGAGCCGGTGCGCGGTCGCGCCGCCGTCGGCCCCCGTCGGTGCGGGGCGTTCCGGCGCGTGGACAGGCCCCCCGTCCGTGTGGGACGGGGGGCCTGTCCGTGTTCGCTCGGCGTGCGCGTGCCCGCGCGGGGCTCGCCCGGTGCCGGCTCAGTGCTTGAAGACGTCCTTCGTCTTCTCCTTGGCCTGACGCGCGTCGCCCTTGGCCTGGTCCGCGCGGCCCTCGGCTTCGAGCCTCTCGTTGCCCACGGCACGGCCGGCCGCTTCCTTGGCCTTGCCCTTGGCCTGTTCCATCTTCGCCTTGGACTTCTGCTCGCCTGCCACTGTTCATCACTCCCAGTCAGGTCTGCGTGCGCTCTCTGCACTCCGGGTGACCCGCCCGGCCCGCTTCAAACCTGGCGCCGTCTGCGCGTGGGCGGCTACCGCGTCCTGTACGCCGTCGACGACCACGTCGTCCGCGTCCTCGTCACCCGTCCGGGCCGCACCCCCTGGGTTCAGGCCCGCTTCACGGCGACGGCGAACAGGCGGCGGAAGGGCAGGACGGTGCCGTAGGGCGTGCTGGGGTAGGCCTCGCGGAGCAGGTCGCGGTATGCGGCGACGAAGGCGTCGCGGGCCTCGGGGTCGTCGGCGAGGGCGTCGAGGGCGGGGCGCAGTCCGGTGCCCTTGACCCAGTCGAGGACGGGGTCCTCGCCGGGCAGGACGTGCAGGTAGGTCGTGGTCCACACGTCGGCGGCGCAGCCGAGGCGGGCGAGCCGGTCGAGGTAGACGCCGGGTGCGTGGACGGAGTCCTCGCGGCGCAGGACGTGGCCGAGGCGGCCTTTCCAGCGGGCGCCGCCGGCCAGCTCGCGCATCAGGGCGTGGAGGGGGGCGTCGGCGTTGTGCGGGATCTGGAAGGCGAGGGTGCCGCCCGGGGCGAGGCCGTCCAGCCAGCCGGCGAGGGCGTCCAGGTGGCCGGGGACCCACTGGAGGGCGGCGTTGGACACGAGGAGATCGTAGGTCTCGGCGGGTGTCCAGTCGGTGAGGTCGGCGTGGGCGAAGTCGAGGTGCGGGCCGGCGTGGGCGGCGGCGTCGGCGAGCATCTGCGGCGAGTTGTCGTAGCCGGTGATCCGGGCGGTGGGCCAGCGGTCGGCGAGGACGGCGGTGACGTTGCCGGGTCCGCAGCCGAGGTCGGCGATGCGGGGCGGTTCGCGGGGCAGGGCGGGGACGCGGGCGAGGAGGTCGGCGAAGGGGCGGGCGCGGTGGCCGGCGTGGCGCAGGTACTGGGCCGGGTCCCAGGAGGGGTTCGTCGTCATGATCCGACTCTCCCGCACGATTTATCTCGACGTCAAGAGACTCGACATCAAGAGACTTCATGTCGACACAACCACTACACTGATCGTCATGGAGGACGAGGTCGATCGGCTGGTCGCAGCGTGGCGCCGGGAGCGCCCGGACCTCGACGTGGAGCCGCTGGAAGTGCTCAGCCGGGTGAGCAGGCTGGCCCGGCACCTGGACCGGGCGCGCCGGCTGGCGTTCTCCGAGCACCAGCTGGAGCCGTGGGAGTTCGACGTCCTGACGGCGCTGCGCCGCGCGGGAGCGCCGTATCAGCTCTCGCCCGGGCAGCTGCTGACGCAGACGCTGGTGACCTCGGGCACGATGACCAACCGCATCGACCGTCTGGCGAAGAAGGGCCTGGTGGAGCGGCTGCCGGACCCGAGCGACCGGCGGGGTGTGCTCGTGCGCCTCACGGACGACGGCAAGGACCGCGCCGACCAGGCGCTCGCCGGGCTGCTCGACCAGGAGCGGGCGATCCTGGC encodes:
- a CDS encoding CsbD family protein: MAGEQKSKAKMEQAKGKAKEAAGRAVGNERLEAEGRADQAKGDARQAKEKTKDVFKH
- a CDS encoding acyl-CoA desaturase, which codes for MTTGSNVIQDPSKTPDGATTSSATLGGEQKRSIEQITLLLFIVVPFLAVLAAVPLAWGWGVSWLDMGLLVFMYFLGCHGITIGFHRYFTHGSFKAKRPLRIALAVMGSLAVEGPLVRWVADHRKHHKFSDADGDPHSPWRFGETVPALMRGLWWAHIAWMFDEEQTSQEKYAPDLIKDPAIRAISRQFVLFTVVSLAIPPLVGGLVTMSWWGAFTAFFWGSLVRVALLHHVTWSINSICHAVGKRPFKSRDRSGNVWWLAVLSCGESWHNLHHADPTSARHGVMRGQVDSSARFIRWFEMLGWAYDVRWPSRSRIDSRRDTGEDGSRQGRAAAETA
- the tamR gene encoding MarR family transcriptional regulator TamR translates to MEDEVDRLVAAWRRERPDLDVEPLEVLSRVSRLARHLDRARRLAFSEHQLEPWEFDVLTALRRAGAPYQLSPGQLLTQTLVTSGTMTNRIDRLAKKGLVERLPDPSDRRGVLVRLTDDGKDRADQALAGLLDQERAILAELSQAQRTELAGLLRQLTAPFDNIPG
- a CDS encoding trans-aconitate 2-methyltransferase, whose translation is MTTNPSWDPAQYLRHAGHRARPFADLLARVPALPREPPRIADLGCGPGNVTAVLADRWPTARITGYDNSPQMLADAAAHAGPHLDFAHADLTDWTPAETYDLLVSNAALQWVPGHLDALAGWLDGLAPGGTLAFQIPHNADAPLHALMRELAGGARWKGRLGHVLRREDSVHAPGVYLDRLARLGCAADVWTTTYLHVLPGEDPVLDWVKGTGLRPALDALADDPEARDAFVAAYRDLLREAYPSTPYGTVLPFRRLFAVAVKRA
- a CDS encoding TetR/AcrR family transcriptional regulator gives rise to the protein MIDGVATDPSNTSSPSGEVKPRRARRTRMTGAERRQQLLEIGRTLFAEKGFEGTSVEEIAAKAGVSKPVVYEHFGGKEGLYAVVVDREMRRLLDMVTSSLTAGHPRELLEQAAFALLDYIEEYTDGFRILVRDSPIPQSTGSFASLISDIATQVEDILGREFKSRGFDAKLAPLYAQALVGMVALTGQWWLDVRRPKKAEVAAHLVNLCWHGLERLEAKPHLIGRRKS